In Methanobrevibacter millerae, the genomic window CATCCGCATTAAATGACTCTGCCCCGACATCAGAAATGTCAACATTAACTGATTCATCAACTGTAATCTTCCAGATACATATTCTCTTAAAACCTTCCCTAATCTGAGCTACAATCTTAGGATTTGCATTTTCTAAACTTTTAAACTCAGGCACATGGTCAGCATATGGAAGCCTCTCCAACTTAAATCCCTTGGATTTAATATAATTCATTGCATTCTTCATATTTTCCTGAACATCACCTCGGACGCTAATGGTTATTGTATTTTCTATAGCATTTACATCAGATTTGTCATCTATTCTATACTTAGACTGCCACATAATCTCCCGTGTTCGCTCCCCATAGAAGGATTTTACTATCAAAAGGTAGAGAAAAGGCATCTCAGGGTCAAGGGTAATCCAATATCCACCATGCTCTGCAAGAATCTTTTTAATATTGTCACACAGGACATCCATCTCGGAATCTGTAAGATACATCAGGAGTCCTTCTGTTGTTATACATACCTCCCCCTCAATCTTATCAAATGCAGACTTAAGCGATTGATAATTAGTTGCATCTACACCCTCGAAATTAACAAGTTTTTTCTGTTCTTCATCTAGAAGTGACATAATAGCCGGTTCAACTTCATTAATGGTTGCGGGAAGATCCATTCCAACAAATTTCTTGCCACTTTTTGCAAATTCAATGGCTCTAGGTGTGAAACCACATGGCAAGTCAACTTCAGTAAAACCTGATTCTTTAGCTATTTTTCCATTAGTAAAATATCTTACTTCCATAACCACACTGTTAATGAAAAGGTCATCTTCATCGGCCTTAACTGTTTTACTATCTTGTGTATCTTCCCGAGTAAGATTCAACTTTTGAACTACATCCTTGGCATCATCATGACCTGCAGCAGCCAATTGAAAAAGAGTCATTCTGGCAGTGTTAAATATAGGATTTGTTCTTTCCAATAATTCTTGTTCAATTTCTATTCCTTCAAAATTAATCATATTATTCATAATATCCCTATTATACACATATTCCACCAAATATCGATTTAAAACAAGTCATCCATCCCTATCAATCTTTTTAAAAGCTAAAGGATATATGGCAAGCATTATGAAAGTACATAGAGAATGCACAATACATTTAACCAGGTCGGTATTGCCTGCAAATTTCGGGATTAAGACAAAAAGCAATATAAACAATATGACTGCTCCAGCAATCCTGACTATTGCATCCCTTCTGCTTTTAGGATTTTCGAAGTTAACATATTTTTCCTCAACAAGAAAACCTAATGAAATTCCCAAAGCCAATGCTACATACTTA contains:
- a CDS encoding STAS domain-containing protein produces the protein MNNMINFEGIEIEQELLERTNPIFNTARMTLFQLAAAGHDDAKDVVQKLNLTREDTQDSKTVKADEDDLFINSVVMEVRYFTNGKIAKESGFTEVDLPCGFTPRAIEFAKSGKKFVGMDLPATINEVEPAIMSLLDEEQKKLVNFEGVDATNYQSLKSAFDKIEGEVCITTEGLLMYLTDSEMDVLCDNIKKILAEHGGYWITLDPEMPFLYLLIVKSFYGERTREIMWQSKYRIDDKSDVNAIENTITISVRGDVQENMKNAMNYIKSKGFKLERLPYADHVPEFKSLENANPKIVAQIREGFKRICIWKITVDESVNVDISDVGAESFNADASIDGDRLNLVLSGNLDTLSAPELLANYEKIKKDNTLNSVFIDCSKLEYVSSAGLRVLLIMQNDCEDGVIMKSCNETVIGDLSNTDIEIL